The segment GGTCTTCCGGCAGGGAGATATCCAGGTTGATCCGCGGCTGGCGTTTGCCGGATTCACCGTACGCCTTACTCTGGGGTGTGATCTTGATCGTTGCTCCCTCTGTCACCTCGACAAAAGACTGGTCGGCTATAGATTCAGCCAGTACCCCGTCCAGCTGGTCCACCCATACGGTTGCGGTAATCTCGATATCCTCCACAGCAGCCCGGTGAACGAGAATGTCTCCATTAATAGCGTCAATATTGACCTTGGAGGTGTTCAGTTCGACCGGAACCATCAGCGTATCCTTCTGATAAGAGCTTCCTTCCGCTTCCCCGTAATCGACTGCCGCCACGGTCAGGTTAAGACTCACCTTGTTCCACAGATGCAGATAGTGCTCCTGCTCGGTTACGATAAACACACAGGCTGCCAGTATTACCGCAGAGAACAATCCCCGCAGATCCATCCGCGCTCTTCCGGCAGTACCGCTCTGCTTCAGACGGCGGAAAAGAATATAGATCAGCAGATACTCTACTCCCCATAATACCGGAATGATAGGCCACCATTTGAGCAGCAGCATCATATAATCTGTTCCATCACGCCAGTCCAGGAGAAGCAGGATTCCGACAGCAGCCAGCGTTACTGAGGCCGTATATCTGCCGATCCGCCGTTTCTTCCGCTCCTTGTCCTGACGCGCCATGGAGTCCCTGGCCATCTCTCTGATCCCCATAAGAAGGCCGAGGCCTATCAGCACCACGGAGGCGGCAGCACCGGCAGAGGTCTCAATGAATCCCCGAAGCCAGGGCGGCTTTTGCTGGAAAAGAAAGAGCATCGCCCCGCCGATAAGCAGCAGGAGGCCAAAAGATATCCCCGGCTCGCTGATCCTTACCCGGCGTCTTGAGGTTGTTGTACTGGACTGGATGGTCTCCAGCTCTTCAAGATCATGCTCATCAGGGAACCGCAGAATCCGGTCTGCGTTCTGAAGCGCGTCAAACACATTATAGAAGTATAACACCGGAATCAGCAGCCCCAGTAAAATCAGCAGCGGTACATTAATTTGCATCCCGATCGATGAGAAATACAGCAGTGCCACAATATCCAGCACAATAAGGAAAATGACAGAAACCCCTTTGCGGAGCAGCCCGAGATAGAGATGTCCCGTGCCGGGAAGCACTGCAGCAAGCAGGCCGGCTATAAATTTACGTTTACGCGGACGGCGTTTGGGACGGGGAGGGATGTAGGGATGGTTCAATTCTACGTCAGCTTCAGACAGCGGCAAGCCTGCCTCATTCTCTTCTTCCCGCACGGGAAGCTCCTCATGATTCTGATGGCCGGAACTCATTCTCGGTACTCCTCCTTTCTAAAATGGGATGTACTTGTCATTTCAGCCTGCCTGTCCGGTGGAATTCCAGCAGCTCTACTCCCGGAACCACCTCTTCGGACCCGGCAGGAATGAACCCGTGCTTGGTATAGAGCGTCACTGCCGGAAGGTTCAGCTTCCCCGTAGATACGATAAACTGCTCCATCTCCGCATAACGGTCAAAGATAAATTCCAACAGTCTTCCGGCCACGCCTTGGCGGAAATGGTCCGGGCTGACCATCATCCGGGTAACGGTTAGCTTGCCGGGAGACTCCTCTATGACTGCAACAGCGCCGAGCAGCTCCTCCGTCTCATCGAAGCAGCCGTAGAACTCCTCTGTAACCCGGCTGAGCATGTCCCTCGTCTCCAGCAGCGGCGGTATGTCACGAAACCCGATGATCTCCGCCTCCAGGCGGTATGCCTTATGCTGAAGGCTCCACAGCTCATCCAGTGTGAACTCATCCTGCAGATTCAGCTTCACGATTGTATCCATCCGTATATTCCCCTTATATACCGCACAGAGCCTGCCGTTGCCGACAAGCCCTGTGCCCAAGATTCTATGATCTATTACCCAAAAACAGTCTATCTGTTCAGCACTTCTGTGAGCAGAGTGTTCGCAAGCCCCGGGTTAGCCTTCCCTTTGCTTGCCTTCATGACCTGTCCTACAAGGAAGCCGATCGCTTGTTTCTTGCCTGCCTTGTAGTCTTCGACCGATTGCGGGTTGGCCGCGATCACTTCCTCCACAATCCGCTTGATCGCCCCTTCATCGCTGATCTGAACAAGGCCTTGCTCTTCTACAATTACCGCCGGCAGCTTCCCGCTCTCCAGCATTTCTTTGAATACGGTTTTGGCGATTTTGCTGCTGATGGTTCCGCCTGCGATCAGGCCGATCATCTCGCCCAGTCCCTGCGGCGTAATCTTCACCTGGGATAACTCCAGATTATTGCTGTTCAAATACCCCAGCAGATCGCCCATCATCCAGTTGGCGACAGCCTTGGCATCCTGCGTGAAGGCAAGACTGCCCTCGAAAAAGTCTGCAAGCGGCTTGGAGGAGGTAAGTACTCCGGCATCATAGGCAGTCAGACCAAACTCCGCACTGTACCGGGCCTGCCGGGCATCCGGCAGCTCAGGGATCGTGGAGCGGATCGCTTCCTTCCAGTCCTCGCCAATATGCAGCACAATCAGATCCGGGTCCGGGAAATAACGGTAATCATGGGCTTCCTCCTTGCCGCGCATGGACAAGGTCTTGCCTCCGGCTTCATCCCAGCGGCGGGTCTCCTGTACAACAGTTCCCCCGTCATCCAGAATCTCCCCCTGACGGAACTGCTCATACTCCAGCCCGCGCAGAACCCCGCGGAAGGAGTTCATATTCTTCAGCTCCGCACGGATACCGAATTCCTCCTGCCCTGCCGGCCGCAGGCTGATGTTGGCATCACAACGCATGGAGCCTTCCTCCATCTTCACATCGGACACATCGCAGTACTGCATAATGGCGCGGATCTTCTCCAGGTAAGCACGCGCTTCCTCCGGTGAACGCAGATCAGGCTCAGAGACAATCTCAATCAGCGGCGTCCCCACACGGTTGAAGTCAACGAGCGAAGCGAAGCCTCCATCCACATGAGTCAGCTTACCGGCGTCCTCTTCCAGATGAAGACGGGTGATCCCGATCCGCTTGGTCTCGCCGTTCACTTCAATATCAATCCAGCCGCCGAGGCCGATAGGCTGATCATATTGCGAGATCTGGTAGGCCTTCGGGGAATCGGGGTAAAAATAGTTTTTGCGGTCGAATTTGCTGACATCGCCGATCGTACAGTTCAGAGCCATTGCCGCTTTCATGGCATACTCCACCGCTTGGCGGTTCAGTACCGGCAGTACACCGGGGTGACCAAGACAGACCGGACAGGTGTGCGTATTAGGCGGCGCGCCGAATTCAGTAGAGCAGCCGCAGAAGATTTTGGACTTGGTATGAAGCTCCACATGAACTTCCAGCCCGATGACCGTTTCATATTTAGACATAGATAATCTCATCCCTTAAAAGTTTATGGTCAACTACTTCAAGCTACAGTTGCGGGCGGGCCTTGTGATGCTCTGTATGCTGTTCAAAGGCATGCGCAACGCGCAGTACCGTACTCTCATCAAACTCCTTGCCGATAATCTGCAAGCCGACAGGCAGGCCCTCGGCGAAGCCGCAAGGAATGCTGATGGCAGGAATACCGGCCAGACTGACAGGAATGGTCAGAATATCATTCAGATACATTGTCAGCGGATCTTCGGTCTGCGAGCCCAGCTTAAAGGCTGTGGTTGGCGCAGTCGGACCAATCACGACATCATATTTCTGGAATACTTCATCGAAATCCTGCTTAATCAAGGTGCGTACCTTCTGCGCCTTCAAATAATAAGCATCATAATATCCGGAGCTGAGCGCGTAGGTGCCGAGCATAATCCGGCGTTTGACTTCAGGACCGAAGCCTTGACTGCGGGAGTTATGGTACAGATCCAGCAATCCGCCTCCATCATCCACACGCGTCCCGTAACGGACACCGTCAAAGCGGGCCAGGTTGGAGGAAGCCTCCGAGGAGGAGAGCAGATAATAAGCGGCTACGGCATATTCGGTATGCGGAAGGGAGACCTCTTCCCATACTGCGCCAAGGCCTTCCAGTACTTTGAGCGCTGCGAGCACCGATTCACGGACCTGGGCATCCACACCTTCGCCGATGTACTCCTTCGGCACAGCAATGCGCAGACCGGAAATATCACCGGTGAGCGAGCTCAGGTAATCCGGGATGCTGACCTTCGCCGAAGTGGAGTCCTGGGCATCATAACCGGCAATTGCCTGCAGGACGTATGCGGAATCCTCCACAGTACGGGTAATCGGACCGATCTGATCCAGGGAGGAAGCAAAAGCGACAAGTCCGTAACGGGAGACCAGGCCATACGTAGGCTTGAGGCCGACCACTCCGCAATAGGAGGCTGGCTGGCGGATGGAGCCGCCTGTGTCTGAGCCGAGAGTGAAGAAGACTTCCCCGGCTGCAACCGCTGCTGCCGAGCCGCCGCTCGAACCGCCGGGAACACGTTCCAAATCCCATGGATTGCGCACAGCGCCAAAGCTGGAATTCTCATTGGAGCCGCCCATGGCGAACTCGTCCATGTTCAGCTTGCCGATCGTTACCGCATCGGCCTGGCGCAGCTTGGAGACTACTGTGGCATCATAGATTGGCTGGAAATTGGCCAGAAACTGGCTGGCACAGGTGGTGCGCAGACCTTGGGTCACGATATTATCCTTAATACCGGCAGGCAATCCGAACAGCAGCCCTCTTGCAGCACCGGTTGCCAGCTTGTCATCAAGCTCGCGCGCCTTAGCACGGGCCCCCTCTTCATTCAGTGTCAAAAAGGCATGAACCTTGCTGTCACGCTCCGCAATGACGGACAGCGATTCCTCGGTCAGCTCACTGACCGAGACCGCTTTGGTGTTCAGCATGTTATGTACTTCAGGTAATCGGTATTGAAACAGGCTCAACTTGCTTCCTCCTCTCAGGTATGGGGTTATTCCAGAACAGCGGGAACCTTGAAATGTCCTTCTTCGTCTTCAGGTGCGTTAAGCAGGGCTGCCTCCTGGGTCAGGCTCTCCTTCACCACATCGTCACGCATCACATTGCTGACCTGCAGCACATGGGTGGTCGGCGGAACGTTCTCGGTATCCAGCTCATTCAACTTCTCGGCATATTGTAAAATAGCATTCATTTGTTCGGTGAAGGTAGCCTCTTCTTCCGGGCTTAATTGCAGGCGGGCCAGCTTGGCCACATGCTGCACATCTTTGACGGTGATGCTCATAATGAATATCCCTCCTGTTTAAAGGGCTAAAGCGCCCGGATAACGTTTTTAATTATAGGGTAGACGGCCTTACAATTCAATGCGCTTGTCGATTGAGGGAGATATATGCAGCAAAAGACCCGCACCTGCTGATTGTGGCAGGAAGCGGGTCTTGACGGATGAAGCTTACTCCGTCTAATGATTCAACCGGTAATACAGGTCATTCCAGCGCAGCTCATTTTCGAGTGAGGTAAAGGTACTGGAGGCGTCGATGACGAGACACTCGATTCCTGCCATGCGCGCCCAATCCCGGAGCTGTTCACTTGTTGTATGGAAGGAAAAGGCGAAGTGATGTGCACCCCCGGCCAGAATCCAGGCTTCCGATGCACGGGTCAAGGACGGCTCCGGCTGCCAGAGGAGACGCGCTACCGGCAGATGAGGCATTCTATGTTCATTCTGTACGGCATTCACTTCATTGACGATCAGGCGGAACCGGTCGCCCATATCCACCAGTGTGGCATTGATTCCTTTGCCGCTGGCTCCGTTAAATATTAGACGCGCAGGAGCTTCCTTGCCGCCGACAAACAAGGGATGCACTTCAATCCTTGGTCTGTCCGCAGCCAGGGACGGGCAGATCTCCAGCATATGGGAACCCAGTACCAGTTCATTGCCCTTTTGCAGATGATACGTATAATCCTCCATGAAAGAAGTCCCTTGATTACCGGCCATAATCTTCATCATCCGTACCAGCGCGGCCGTCTTCCAGTCGCCTTCACCGCCGAAGCCGTAGCCTGCCGCCATCAGCCGCTGAGCCGCCAGCCCCGGCAATTGCTTCAATCCATGCAGGTCCTGGAAGCTGGTCACGAACGCTGTATACCTGCCCTCCTCCAAAAATTCGCTCAGCGCAATCTCCATCCGCGCCTGTTCACGAATGGCTTCCCGTTCAGCGCCATCGGCGCGACCCTGATCCGTAAAGTCATATAATTCGGCGTATTCATCCATCAGCGTACGCAGCTTGGCATCACTTACACTCCGAACCCGTTCAGCCAAATCGCCGGCCGGATAACCGTTGACCGTCCACCCCAGCTTAATTTGCGCCTCCACCTTATCGCCTTCCGTCACCGCGACATCACGCATATTGTCACCGAACCTGGCGATTCTCATCGTCTGGCTCCCGGTATAGCCCGCCGCCGTCTTCATCCACCCTCCGATTCTTGCACGTACCTCTTCATCCTTCCAGTGGCCTGCAATAATCTTTCTGGGCATGCGCAGGCGGGCGCCGATGAACCCGAACTCACGGTCACCGTGCGCCGCCTGGTTCAAGTTCATAAATTCCATATCAATACTGTCCCAGGGAATCTCAATATTGTATTGGGTGTGCAGATGGAGCAGCGGCTTGCGCAGCTGGGCCAGCCCCGAGATCCACATTTTGGCCGGCGAGAAGGTGTGCATCCAGGTAATCACCCCTGCGCAGGTCCCGCTGGAATTGGCTTCAAGGCAAACCCGCAGAATCGCTTCCGGGGCCGTGACGGTTTCGCGGAACTCAATCGGATACGGAAGGCCTCCTTCGCGGTTTAGCTCCTCCACCATTTTCCTGGAATTCTCTTCTACTTGCGCAAGTACATCCTCTCCGTACAAACCTTGGCTCCCTGTTACAAACCAGAATACATATGGCTTAGCTTGCAGCATATCTAATTCCTCCGTTAGTTCAGTTCGTTTTGAATTTCATTTCAATCCCGTAATGAACGACTTCTCCAGGCTCCAGCAGTTGCAGCGAATCTGCTTCGCGTTCTTCCGCTCTCCCCCGTGTCCAGCAATTGGACGGCTCAAGTCCCAGCACATGTTCACCTGCTCCGGGCATTCTCCACTGCACCAGTCGGGGCAGCGTCCGCTGATCCCACTTCAGCTCTACCGTCAGCCCTCCCGCAGATGAGGATAAGCCGGGTACAGGAAAAGAAGGGCTGCTGATTTGTGCGCAAATGTACGTTTGCCGTTCCAATGGCTCATGGTAATACACTTGTTCCTTAAAACTCTGATCCGGCGCCTGCCATTCATCTATCCGCGACATCTCCATGCTGCCGTCTCGCGGAACACTGTTACTCTCCGGCAAGATGATCCTGGTATCCTCCGCAAGCAAAGGAAAACCAAAGTTGAAATGATACAGCATCAGATGCGGGGCAGGTGTGAACCCTGTATTCTCCACAATATCGCTAAGCTGCAAGCTGTTCTCTCCAAGCCTGCTTGTAATCGTGCGGGTCAACCGCAGCTTATGTCCAAAAATAGATGTTTCCTCTACGACTCCCCGCAGGCGCAATTCATATTCATTGCCTTGCCATTCCGCCTGATACGAGGCCTGGCGTGCCGGCGTATGGTGGATTTGTCCATGCAATCCATAAGCTCCGTATTCGTCCTGGCCAGCTGCACCTGCTTGTGATAATCCGCAAGTCATCAGCAACCCGCCGGAAGCCGTGTGTAGCCAGTGATTCCCCTCATCCCTGAAATAAGCGGCATGGGGATCGCCGTTGGCGGCAGACCAGCTAACCGGAATCCCGCAAAATTCAGCCAAAGAGATATCCATTCCCTTGCCGGGATGCACCCAATAGGAGAGGCCAGAGCCGGTCCGCACACGGAACACTTCCTGACCGGCCTCCGGCCCTTCTCTCATTACAAAGGGCTGCACTCCCGCAAGCTGCTCTATCCGGCCAACTCTGGCCTCCAGCTCGCGCCGGGTCCATTCTCTGCCATAAAGTCTTGCCATACCACCATTCCTCCTGCACCCGGGAAGGCAAGCCTCAGGCTTGTCCGGCACTCCCGAAAATTCTCATCGTGCGCACAATATCCTGCTGCACTGCTTCCATAGCCCATCTGGATATGTCATGATAATAGCTTTTGTGCTGCTGCGCGCTGTTGGCCGCCAATTTTGCCTGGAGGGTATTGGCCACTTCATGCGCCATATTGGAATAATAGTTAAGCTTGCGGATGCCGCACTGTATGGAAGTTACATAGGCGGCTTCATCCAGTCCAGACCCGCCATGCATCACCAGCGGCAGGCCGGTAAGCTCTTTGATGAGCTTCAACCGCTCAAAATCCAGAACCGGTTCTGTCAGATAAACACCGTGCGCGGTCCCGTAAGCAACGGCGAGCGCATCGACATCGGTATGTGCAATAAAGGTTTGTGCCTCTTGGGGATTGGTGTAAACATCGTCCGGATCATACTCTTCTATCTCTTCCTCGTCTCCGCCGCCTTCCGGACGCAGAATCTTGCCAAGCTCAGCCTCTACTGAAACGCCGAGCGCCTTGGCGATTTTGCTGATCTCATTGGTCTGGCGGATATTCTCCTCCAGCGGCAGATGCGCACCGTCGAACATCACTGACGAGAACCCGAGCTGCATCGCCCGGATCAGAATTTCGTGATCCTGGCCGTGGTCCAGGTGTACTGCAACGGGAACCCGCGCTTGCCTCGCAGCTGCCAGTATAATAGGAGCGATCACCTCCAGCGGAACAAGCGGAATATGTACTTCCGCAAAGGACAGAATGACCGGTGAGCGCGCCTCCTCAGCCCCGGCAATGATTCCCCGGATCATCTCCAAATTAATCACATTGTACGCGCCGACGGCATAACGTTTGGCTTCGGCATCCTTCATTAACTCTTTCAGGGTCACTAATGGCATTCTTCAGCATCTCCTATGGGTTCGACATGACGTTATTCACTGCTTGATACAGCCGTTTATATTTGGCGTAATTCTCGTCATAGTGCCTGCGGTTCTCCGGGCGGGGATAGAAGGTAGTGCCCGCCTTCACCAGACAGCGGGCAGCTTCTGCATAGGAAGGGAACACTCCCAGCGCCACCCCGGCCAGAATCACCGCTCCGAGAATACCTGCCTCTTCGATATCAAGGGCGATGACGGCCCTGTTCATGATGTCCGCCTTGATTTGCAGCCACAGGGCGGACTTGGCACCGCCGCCGCAGGCTTTTAGTTCCCTGATACTCATACCCGCCTGCTCCAGGCAATCCAGATTGAGCCTCATCTCATAGGTGACGCCTTCCATCAAGGCTCTGTACAGTTCACCCTTCGTGGTGTTGAAATTCAAGCCCGCGATGACCCCAACCGCAGCCGGATTCATGTATGGAGTGCCTGAGCCGGCAAAATGCGGAAGTACCAAGATGTCCGTAGGACCTTCTCCGGCGCTCTCGCCCATAATCTCATAGACACTCCGGCCGGACTCATCTGCCGCACATTTCTCTTCATAACCGAACTGGTCCCTGTACCACTTGAGCAGGGAGCCTCCGGTGAAATTAAAGGCATAGGTGGTATAACTCCCCTGGATATAAGGAACCAGTGCCAGCTTGCTGGCAGCAAGCGCCTTGTCATTGACCCGCATTTTATGGAAGACCGGCGTGATGCACTCTACGGTACCGATGCCGTCCACCGCCGAGCCTTCTTCCGTAATTCCCGCGCCTATGGTGGCACATACCTGGTCATGTCCGCCGAGCACCAGCTGGAGGTGCACAGGCAGCCCCAGCGCCTCAGCCGCTGCGGGTGAAATCCGGCCGATCCGTGATCCAAGCTCCAGCGCCTGGGGAAATATCCCGCTCCTTAAGCCTGACGCCCGGATAATATTTTCATCCCACTCAAGCCGGTGGACATCAAAGGCCATCGTTCTGGACGCCAGTGAATAGTCGATTACCGGTCCTGCACCCAGCTTATAGAGAATAAATGATCCAAACGGCAGAAAGGTATGAAGCCGCTCATAAATGTCCGGCCGCTCTTCCCTGTACCACATCAATTTGGAGAGGGTGTACATCGGATGGGGATGAAGACCCGTCTTGCCAATGATATTCTCTTCTCCGATATGCTCCACCAAAACCTCCAGTTGCTCGCTTCCCCGCTTGTCAATATACAGCAGGCTGTTGCCAAGCACGCATCCCCCGCTGTCGAGTAGAACGGCAGCCTCCCCAAAGGAAGAAACGGACAGGCCGGCAAGCATGGCAGGCGGCCTGTCATACTTGTTCATTGCGGAACTTATCACAGCTGTAACCGCTTCCCACACCCGCTGCGGATTCAGCTCATAACAGCCGCTTTCCGGCGATTCCATGGGATATTCCCTGTATGCCTGGGCCAGCACCTCGCCCGTTGGAGCCATGATGAGGCATTTCGTGCCTGTTGACCCGATATCCAGGCCTATGAGATCGACGGCCATGTCCCCGATTCAGCCCCTCTCCCCATCCGGGACGTATTTCACACCGGCTAGATTATAGCGCTCAGAGATTTTCTTCTGATCCTCTATGCTCAGACCACCTGCTTGAGTTACCTGTATCCGGGCAAAAGGCAGGCTCTCAGTAATCACCGCATAGCTGACTGCATCATCACATAAAAGCGAGCATTCCCCTGCTTCCGCACCGTACAGAACAGGCTCTACATTAAAAACGGTGTCGTCCCGGACACACAGAACGGGCTCTGCCCAAGGAATCAGCGCGCCGCGCTTGATATATAGAGGCACTTCATCCTCTGCAACCTGGCGCGAAACCCATTGTCCGCCGCTCAGCCACTCCCCGGTCAGCCATTCGTACCAGCGTCCTTCGGGCAAGTAAATTTGACGGGTGCTGCCGTTGCCGTAGACCACAGGAGCAGCCATCAGATCGTCTCCCACCATGAACTGGTCGAAGCAATCCAGCACCTCAGGGTCAGCGGGGTAATCCATCACTAAGGGACG is part of the Paenibacillus sp. FSL M7-0420 genome and harbors:
- a CDS encoding DUF4097 family beta strand repeat-containing protein, whose translation is MSSGHQNHEELPVREEENEAGLPLSEADVELNHPYIPPRPKRRPRKRKFIAGLLAAVLPGTGHLYLGLLRKGVSVIFLIVLDIVALLYFSSIGMQINVPLLILLGLLIPVLYFYNVFDALQNADRILRFPDEHDLEELETIQSSTTTSRRRVRISEPGISFGLLLLIGGAMLFLFQQKPPWLRGFIETSAGAAASVVLIGLGLLMGIREMARDSMARQDKERKKRRIGRYTASVTLAAVGILLLLDWRDGTDYMMLLLKWWPIIPVLWGVEYLLIYILFRRLKQSGTAGRARMDLRGLFSAVILAACVFIVTEQEHYLHLWNKVSLNLTVAAVDYGEAEGSSYQKDTLMVPVELNTSKVNIDAINGDILVHRAAVEDIEITATVWVDQLDGVLAESIADQSFVEVTEGATIKITPQSKAYGESGKRQPRINLDISLPEDRRFDLNVRTMNGGITLQNVEAIADISLETGNGELILHRIYGNVKGKTLNGAVRARDVLGNVELGTSGGDMGAWDVRGALKLSTAVGNITAYDSGDTLDLSTKNGNVEVSGARSKLHAESLNGRISIRSGDFGGDWDVYSAVGDIELFLPLTGNYTVEGSSGYGDIVTDLPGLVIDKKVLSGQIGTGEFKLRVDGNSNLNVSKY
- a CDS encoding GNAT family N-acetyltransferase, which encodes MDTIVKLNLQDEFTLDELWSLQHKAYRLEAEIIGFRDIPPLLETRDMLSRVTEEFYGCFDETEELLGAVAVIEESPGKLTVTRMMVSPDHFRQGVAGRLLEFIFDRYAEMEQFIVSTGKLNLPAVTLYTKHGFIPAGSEEVVPGVELLEFHRTGRLK
- the gatB gene encoding Asp-tRNA(Asn)/Glu-tRNA(Gln) amidotransferase subunit GatB, with translation MRLSMSKYETVIGLEVHVELHTKSKIFCGCSTEFGAPPNTHTCPVCLGHPGVLPVLNRQAVEYAMKAAMALNCTIGDVSKFDRKNYFYPDSPKAYQISQYDQPIGLGGWIDIEVNGETKRIGITRLHLEEDAGKLTHVDGGFASLVDFNRVGTPLIEIVSEPDLRSPEEARAYLEKIRAIMQYCDVSDVKMEEGSMRCDANISLRPAGQEEFGIRAELKNMNSFRGVLRGLEYEQFRQGEILDDGGTVVQETRRWDEAGGKTLSMRGKEEAHDYRYFPDPDLIVLHIGEDWKEAIRSTIPELPDARQARYSAEFGLTAYDAGVLTSSKPLADFFEGSLAFTQDAKAVANWMMGDLLGYLNSNNLELSQVKITPQGLGEMIGLIAGGTISSKIAKTVFKEMLESGKLPAVIVEEQGLVQISDEGAIKRIVEEVIAANPQSVEDYKAGKKQAIGFLVGQVMKASKGKANPGLANTLLTEVLNR
- the gatA gene encoding Asp-tRNA(Asn)/Glu-tRNA(Gln) amidotransferase subunit GatA; translated protein: MSLFQYRLPEVHNMLNTKAVSVSELTEESLSVIAERDSKVHAFLTLNEEGARAKARELDDKLATGAARGLLFGLPAGIKDNIVTQGLRTTCASQFLANFQPIYDATVVSKLRQADAVTIGKLNMDEFAMGGSNENSSFGAVRNPWDLERVPGGSSGGSAAAVAAGEVFFTLGSDTGGSIRQPASYCGVVGLKPTYGLVSRYGLVAFASSLDQIGPITRTVEDSAYVLQAIAGYDAQDSTSAKVSIPDYLSSLTGDISGLRIAVPKEYIGEGVDAQVRESVLAALKVLEGLGAVWEEVSLPHTEYAVAAYYLLSSSEASSNLARFDGVRYGTRVDDGGGLLDLYHNSRSQGFGPEVKRRIMLGTYALSSGYYDAYYLKAQKVRTLIKQDFDEVFQKYDVVIGPTAPTTAFKLGSQTEDPLTMYLNDILTIPVSLAGIPAISIPCGFAEGLPVGLQIIGKEFDESTVLRVAHAFEQHTEHHKARPQL
- the gatC gene encoding Asp-tRNA(Asn)/Glu-tRNA(Gln) amidotransferase subunit GatC, which codes for MSITVKDVQHVAKLARLQLSPEEEATFTEQMNAILQYAEKLNELDTENVPPTTHVLQVSNVMRDDVVKESLTQEAALLNAPEDEEGHFKVPAVLE
- the araA gene encoding L-arabinose isomerase; its protein translation is MLQAKPYVFWFVTGSQGLYGEDVLAQVEENSRKMVEELNREGGLPYPIEFRETVTAPEAILRVCLEANSSGTCAGVITWMHTFSPAKMWISGLAQLRKPLLHLHTQYNIEIPWDSIDMEFMNLNQAAHGDREFGFIGARLRMPRKIIAGHWKDEEVRARIGGWMKTAAGYTGSQTMRIARFGDNMRDVAVTEGDKVEAQIKLGWTVNGYPAGDLAERVRSVSDAKLRTLMDEYAELYDFTDQGRADGAEREAIREQARMEIALSEFLEEGRYTAFVTSFQDLHGLKQLPGLAAQRLMAAGYGFGGEGDWKTAALVRMMKIMAGNQGTSFMEDYTYHLQKGNELVLGSHMLEICPSLAADRPRIEVHPLFVGGKEAPARLIFNGASGKGINATLVDMGDRFRLIVNEVNAVQNEHRMPHLPVARLLWQPEPSLTRASEAWILAGGAHHFAFSFHTTSEQLRDWARMAGIECLVIDASSTFTSLENELRWNDLYYRLNH
- a CDS encoding aldose 1-epimerase family protein; this translates as MARLYGREWTRRELEARVGRIEQLAGVQPFVMREGPEAGQEVFRVRTGSGLSYWVHPGKGMDISLAEFCGIPVSWSAANGDPHAAYFRDEGNHWLHTASGGLLMTCGLSQAGAAGQDEYGAYGLHGQIHHTPARQASYQAEWQGNEYELRLRGVVEETSIFGHKLRLTRTITSRLGENSLQLSDIVENTGFTPAPHLMLYHFNFGFPLLAEDTRIILPESNSVPRDGSMEMSRIDEWQAPDQSFKEQVYYHEPLERQTYICAQISSPSFPVPGLSSSAGGLTVELKWDQRTLPRLVQWRMPGAGEHVLGLEPSNCWTRGRAEEREADSLQLLEPGEVVHYGIEMKFKTN
- a CDS encoding class II fructose-bisphosphate aldolase, yielding MPLVTLKELMKDAEAKRYAVGAYNVINLEMIRGIIAGAEEARSPVILSFAEVHIPLVPLEVIAPIILAAARQARVPVAVHLDHGQDHEILIRAMQLGFSSVMFDGAHLPLEENIRQTNEISKIAKALGVSVEAELGKILRPEGGGDEEEIEEYDPDDVYTNPQEAQTFIAHTDVDALAVAYGTAHGVYLTEPVLDFERLKLIKELTGLPLVMHGGSGLDEAAYVTSIQCGIRKLNYYSNMAHEVANTLQAKLAANSAQQHKSYYHDISRWAMEAVQQDIVRTMRIFGSAGQA
- a CDS encoding FGGY-family carbohydrate kinase, with protein sequence MAVDLIGLDIGSTGTKCLIMAPTGEVLAQAYREYPMESPESGCYELNPQRVWEAVTAVISSAMNKYDRPPAMLAGLSVSSFGEAAVLLDSGGCVLGNSLLYIDKRGSEQLEVLVEHIGEENIIGKTGLHPHPMYTLSKLMWYREERPDIYERLHTFLPFGSFILYKLGAGPVIDYSLASRTMAFDVHRLEWDENIIRASGLRSGIFPQALELGSRIGRISPAAAEALGLPVHLQLVLGGHDQVCATIGAGITEEGSAVDGIGTVECITPVFHKMRVNDKALAASKLALVPYIQGSYTTYAFNFTGGSLLKWYRDQFGYEEKCAADESGRSVYEIMGESAGEGPTDILVLPHFAGSGTPYMNPAAVGVIAGLNFNTTKGELYRALMEGVTYEMRLNLDCLEQAGMSIRELKACGGGAKSALWLQIKADIMNRAVIALDIEEAGILGAVILAGVALGVFPSYAEAARCLVKAGTTFYPRPENRRHYDENYAKYKRLYQAVNNVMSNP